In Bacteroidota bacterium, the genomic window CGCTTCGCAGGCCAGAACGATCGGTAGCCTGGAACGCGATGGTGTTCACGCCGGGTGCATTGGAACTGGAAATTTGGACGGTGGCTGTAAATCGGCCGTCGCCGGCAACTTCATCATCCCCTCCTGCGCCGTCGTCAAAAAGTCCAAATGTGGCCTGTGGGTTGATTACGTTCCAGGCAAGCACAGAAGCGACGTTTGCCACACCCTGCGGGTCTGAGACCGTAGCAATCAATTGGAACGCTGTTGTGCCTTCAGCAGGGCGCGTCACTGTAGCCGGCGCTTCGATAGCTTCAATCACCGGCGGATCCTGGACATTCAGCAGGGTAAAGGTGCCCAAAACCCGGTTGCTGAGCGTGCCGGCATTATCAACCGCATAGAGCTCAAGGGTGTAATCACCCGTCTCGCCTTCGTTAAGCTCCTGGGTATAGTTGAGTACGTAGGTGCCGTCTACTTGCGGCTCCATTTCAACATTGGTAAGCGGATCGCTGCCAACCGTCGGCGGGCGCAATACAAAGCGAACGGATGAAACGGTACCATCGGGGTCTGCTGCCTCTGCTGAAATGCTGAAGTCAACCCTTGCCGTTCCGTTTACCACGGAGCCAGCGGGTGCAGTACCAAGATCGAGTTGCCTCGGGGAATAAGAAAGGTTGGAGACTTCAGGGGGCCGGCTTAACGCATCGGTTTGCTCGGGAAGCGAATCACATCCCGCAGCAAAAACCAGAAGAAGGCCCAATACAAGCGGGGCGGACATCCCTTTGCCGCGTCGCTTGCCAGTATTGAAAAACATGGGTAAACCTGTGTTCACTACAACAAAAAAATCCTAATGTATAATCTCAAAACAGTAGCAAACTGCGGTCATACCGTGTCCATTTGTGAGAAGAAATCTGAAGCGCGATTGGTTGCGAATTCATACGGCAGTTTCAAAAAGAAGATCCAGCACACATACGGCGCCAGTTGCCCGCAATCCCTTTAAATCACGCGCAACGGTGCAAAACTAAAGCAAAGCAGGAAAATCACAATGCTAAGGATCGCCAAAGCTTTTCTGCCGGGTGTCAGGGTTTGTGGCTGAAGTACGGGAGGGTGCTCAACCTTGATCAGATAAATAATTAGCAAGCACCATATAAACCAGCCGGCATATCCAAAGCTGCTGAACAATGCTTTGTCGTACTGCGCCCACACCGTTACAGAAATAATGCCAAGCAATAGCGGCGCGATAAGTCGATGATTACCCTTGAATACGCGGGAAAGGTAGAAATACAGGATACCAGAAAGAATAAACCACCCGAGCCGGCCGGCAACTTCGCTCATTGCAAACAACGAAGGGAAAAAGTCCTCAACAAACCCAATGGATCCCGAGACCAACAACAGCACGATAAACCCGCGGGCAAGCCTGGTATGCCATTTATGTCCTACGAGGGAAAACAGGATATGTCCGCCATCGAGTTGTCCAACGGGCAACAGGTTCAGTGCGGTAAAGAACAGGCCCATCCACCCGGCAAACAGGATCGGATAGTGGTACATTTCGTCCATTGGCGGCACATTGTCGAAAAGCTGTGTCAGCATCCAATAGAGGGGAGTCTGCCCTACCAAGATGGTAAAACTGTTGCCATCCGGCGGTGTAAGGTCCATTGACCGCCGGGGATAGGTGCCAAATTGCTGCACGTAGTTTTTGAGTTCTTCGTGCCCATCCAGATCCATGATATAACTGGGATCTGGCAATGTAGCCAGCGCATAGAGCAAGAGACCAAGCGCAACGACAAAGCCGGCAATGGGCCCCCCGACACCAATATCAAATAATTTGCGTGTGGTTGGAATGGGTTCGCGAATCCGAATAACGGCGCCCAAGGTCCCAAGCCCAAGTGTCAGCGTTGGGATATAGAAGGGTAAAGAGGTGCGGATGCCATGGTAGCGGGCAGCAAAGTAATGCCCAAATTCGTGTACCGTAAGAAACAGCAGCAGAGAGCCGCCAAAGCGAAAGCCATCCAGTAAAAAGGCCCGATCGAGCAGAAGCGTCCATGGGCTTGTCGGATCTCCCGTTACGTAGAGCGCAGAGCGCCCAACCCACTGACCGCCAGCGATGACCGTAGAAACCAGCGTTAGTATAAACAACAACGCATGCAGCCAATAACGATCGCGAGGCTCTGCATCTGCAGATTTGCCGGACACGCTCCGGGCCGTACGCTCAGCTCGTACGGGATTCAGCGATGTTGGATTGGGTTCCAAGGGATTCCTGCTCTCCTGAATTCTGGGTTAACGCTTACAAACAAAGGCCGGCTTGCTAAAAACAGCAAACAGGGGCATGCCCCTGCTGTGTACTATTGGCTAAAAACATGTAAAGCCGGCTTCGCAAATCACCGTAACGCTTCAAGACCTTTTTTGATGCGACGCATCGCTTCTTCAAGGTCGGCTTGCGCTGCAGCGTAAGAAATACGGAGGCCATTGGGAGCACCAAACGCATGCCCTGGCACCAGGGCGACGTTGTGTTCTTCGAGCAAATAGAAACACAAATCCTGACTAGATTCGATTTTCTTGCCTTCAGGTGTTGATTTGCCGTAATACGCGGATACTTCGGGGAAAAGGTAAAACGCGCCTTCTGGTTTCGGACAGCGAATACCCGGAATTTGTAGCAACGCGTCTAACATGAAATCGCGCCGGCTCCTGAACGCATCGACCATCGGCTTCAGCTTGCTTTTATCCATCTGCAAAGCGGCTACGCCTGCGCGCTGGGTGATGCTGCAGGGTGCAGACGTGAACTGTCCCTGAATTTTGGAAGCTGCTTTTACAATGGGTTTTGGGCCGGCCATGTAGCCCAGCCGCCACCCCGTCATCGCAAATCCCTTTGAAAAACCATTCACGGTGATGGTCCGCTCTTTCATACCCGGCAAAGCCGCAAACGAGGTATGCCCGGCATCAAAAAGTACGTACTCATAAATCTCATCCGACAAAATGTAAACGTGCTCATGCCGGCGCATGACGTCTGCTATCGCCATCATTTCTTCGCGGCTATACACCGAACCCGTAGGATTTGAGGGCGAGCAAAGAATAAATATCCGCGTATTGGGCGTGATGGCAGCTTCGAGGGCGGCAGCGTCAACGCGGTAATCCTGGTCAACACCCGTAGGTAGCGCTACAGGCTTTGCGCCGGCAAAGCGCGTCATTTCGGGGTAACTTACCCAGTAAGGTGCAGGAATCAACACTTCATCGCCGGGCCGGCACAGCACAGAGATGGCCAGTGCTACAGACTGCTTTGCACCATTTGAACAAAGAATCTGGTCGAGTCCGTAATCGAGCCCGTTATCCCGCTTCAGCTTTTTCTGGATTTCTTCCCGCAATTCGGGCATCCCCATATTTTGGGTATAATGGGTGAAGCCTTCTTCAATGGCCTGCTGGCCACCCTGAGAAATTTCTGCGGGCGTCGCAAAATCGGGCTCGCCAGCACTAAGGCTGATTACAGGTTTTCCCTGCCGGCGCAACTCCATGGCGCGGCCGGTCATCGCGAGGGTTGCAGAGGGCTGCATTGATGCAACGCGGGGATTCACTTCTACGGACAAAGTAGCTTCAGACATGCTAGAAACGGGTTTTAAGGTACAGTAACAAAAGCGGCTGGTCAGGCATGTGTAAATGCATCACCGTAAAATGCCCCAGCTTCGTCTCCTGAACTCAGTACTTGCGTTTTTGATCTCACATTTTTGAACGAAGCGCTTCCAAAATTGGCGGAGGCACAAATGAA contains:
- a CDS encoding site-2 protease family protein produces the protein MEPNPTSLNPVRAERTARSVSGKSADAEPRDRYWLHALLFILTLVSTVIAGGQWVGRSALYVTGDPTSPWTLLLDRAFLLDGFRFGGSLLLFLTVHEFGHYFAARYHGIRTSLPFYIPTLTLGLGTLGAVIRIREPIPTTRKLFDIGVGGPIAGFVVALGLLLYALATLPDPSYIMDLDGHEELKNYVQQFGTYPRRSMDLTPPDGNSFTILVGQTPLYWMLTQLFDNVPPMDEMYHYPILFAGWMGLFFTALNLLPVGQLDGGHILFSLVGHKWHTRLARGFIVLLLVSGSIGFVEDFFPSLFAMSEVAGRLGWFILSGILYFYLSRVFKGNHRLIAPLLLGIISVTVWAQYDKALFSSFGYAGWFIWCLLIIYLIKVEHPPVLQPQTLTPGRKALAILSIVIFLLCFSFAPLRVI
- a CDS encoding pyridoxal phosphate-dependent aminotransferase, which translates into the protein MSEATLSVEVNPRVASMQPSATLAMTGRAMELRRQGKPVISLSAGEPDFATPAEISQGGQQAIEEGFTHYTQNMGMPELREEIQKKLKRDNGLDYGLDQILCSNGAKQSVALAISVLCRPGDEVLIPAPYWVSYPEMTRFAGAKPVALPTGVDQDYRVDAAALEAAITPNTRIFILCSPSNPTGSVYSREEMMAIADVMRRHEHVYILSDEIYEYVLFDAGHTSFAALPGMKERTITVNGFSKGFAMTGWRLGYMAGPKPIVKAASKIQGQFTSAPCSITQRAGVAALQMDKSKLKPMVDAFRSRRDFMLDALLQIPGIRCPKPEGAFYLFPEVSAYYGKSTPEGKKIESSQDLCFYLLEEHNVALVPGHAFGAPNGLRISYAAAQADLEEAMRRIKKGLEALR